The Magnetospirillum sp. 15-1 genome window below encodes:
- a CDS encoding DNA cytosine methyltransferase, producing MRKLRAIDLYSGVGGWSLGLRLAGIDVIASYEYWGPANETNFKNNSHQAQTVDIRRLSFEDLPTDIDVVVGSPPCTQFSFSNRGGGGDIADGLEDIKRFLAIVDHLKPRVWAMENVPRVAKIIEAELEEGGKLDAFRHLGCVTHIVDMAEYGLPQRRRRCIAGNFDIDLLEDYRAAAQPRTLGEIVAALSSDPIVDPLFGLSIPRSDLTDHVAEDALSEEEVRINCANKTTHTVYNAMPFPDPLDRSVRTITATCTRVSRESIVIQAAEPEGAFRRLTLRERASLQGFPVTFQFYGANYGQKLRMIGNAVPPAFSYLMGHVLQGHCSRAVPSLSMAAQGLTRPKPLPLETPPDRVGASYPASRTFKFAIPSLQLKSGVRFEICNDTSRPVVEWRLAFFFGTSKAIKSLRLDAALAKCLSAQMPEALAIAVEPILSKACSFIAKADIANMQALWAHRGPGGTRAFMLLDMLDEVGTALVEAISAHQGQACKLIDFALVAEYGDATSGLPGVAKLHRNAALILSGLLLGSVVNPLLADRGRAAVRTKRDACALRPGELAFSSSI from the coding sequence ATGCGCAAATTGCGAGCGATCGATCTCTATTCGGGTGTAGGGGGGTGGTCACTTGGCCTGCGCCTCGCTGGCATCGATGTGATCGCCTCCTATGAGTACTGGGGGCCCGCTAACGAGACAAATTTCAAGAACAATTCCCATCAAGCCCAGACGGTCGACATCCGTCGACTTTCATTTGAAGATTTGCCGACGGACATCGACGTTGTCGTGGGCAGCCCGCCATGCACGCAATTCTCTTTCAGCAATCGCGGCGGTGGCGGAGACATTGCGGACGGTCTTGAGGACATCAAGCGGTTCCTGGCCATCGTCGATCATCTTAAGCCGCGCGTCTGGGCAATGGAGAATGTACCGCGCGTAGCGAAGATCATCGAGGCAGAGCTAGAAGAGGGCGGGAAGCTCGATGCATTCCGCCATCTGGGTTGTGTCACGCATATCGTCGATATGGCGGAATATGGGCTGCCACAGCGCCGTCGCCGGTGCATCGCCGGCAACTTCGACATCGATCTGCTCGAAGACTATCGCGCGGCGGCCCAGCCCCGGACTCTCGGCGAGATCGTTGCGGCGCTCTCCTCGGACCCAATCGTAGACCCTCTCTTCGGCCTCTCGATCCCGCGTTCGGACCTCACAGATCATGTCGCAGAGGATGCGCTGAGCGAGGAGGAAGTCAGGATAAACTGCGCCAACAAGACGACGCACACCGTGTACAACGCAATGCCTTTCCCGGACCCGCTCGATCGCTCTGTACGCACGATCACCGCCACATGCACTCGAGTCTCTCGTGAGAGCATCGTCATTCAAGCCGCAGAACCCGAAGGCGCCTTCCGACGGCTTACGCTTCGCGAGCGCGCAAGCCTACAGGGCTTCCCCGTGACATTTCAATTTTATGGGGCGAACTATGGTCAGAAGCTGCGGATGATCGGCAACGCCGTACCGCCAGCCTTTTCCTATCTGATGGGACACGTCCTCCAGGGGCATTGCTCTCGCGCCGTGCCAAGCCTTTCAATGGCGGCTCAAGGCCTCACGCGACCCAAACCTTTGCCTCTCGAAACGCCGCCCGATCGAGTTGGCGCAAGCTATCCAGCGAGTAGAACCTTCAAATTCGCGATCCCAAGCCTGCAGCTTAAAAGCGGTGTCCGCTTCGAGATATGCAATGACACCTCCAGGCCCGTTGTCGAGTGGCGGCTGGCCTTTTTCTTCGGTACCTCAAAAGCGATCAAGAGCTTGCGTCTCGATGCAGCCTTAGCGAAGTGTCTCTCGGCGCAAATGCCGGAGGCACTGGCTATCGCCGTCGAGCCCATCCTCTCCAAGGCGTGCTCCTTTATTGCCAAAGCCGATATCGCCAATATGCAAGCGCTCTGGGCGCACCGAGGTCCTGGCGGCACGCGCGCCTTCATGCTGCTTGATATGCTGGACGAAGTTGGGACCGCCCTCGTCGAGGCGATTAGTGCTCACCAGGGTCAGGCCTGCAAGCTGATTGATTTCGCACTTGTGGCGGAGTACGGAGACGCGACCAGTGGCCTTCCTGGCGTCGCCAAACTGCACCGCAATGCGGCTCTCATTCTGTCCGGTCTATTGCTCGGTTCGGTGGTGAACCCATTGTTGGCGGATCGGGGTCGGGCAGCGGTGCGTACCAAGAGGGACGCCTGTGCGCTGCGGCCGGGTGAGCTTGCATTCTCGTCGTCTATATAG
- a CDS encoding TniB family NTP-binding protein, translating to MVTPDLFALNPAPMLPLDFPQDELEGRIRRIRSPRYVAYEAGEAILGIVFAWLYDHPKVVRPPCSLIYSDTNNGKTALAQKFVRDHSPAEDSPDFGKRPVVYAHAPPYADISGLYDAILRSLGAPYRSTARPQAKWDQLLQLLTAVGTRVLILDEVSNFLIGKVDQRSMVLNSLKSLSNELKIPVVAMGTQDAVRVFQTDQQLGNRFEPIGIPRWSVSREYALFVARYAQSLELRQESDFRSKELIGRIHAMSEGLTGETCKLLALAAETAIHAGREIIDMGTLDQVPWVMPSERRRAAR from the coding sequence CGATCTGTTCGCGCTGAATCCGGCGCCCATGCTGCCGCTGGATTTCCCTCAGGATGAGCTTGAGGGCCGCATCCGCCGCATTCGCAGCCCGCGCTATGTCGCGTACGAGGCGGGCGAAGCAATCCTCGGCATCGTCTTCGCCTGGCTGTACGACCACCCCAAGGTGGTTCGGCCGCCGTGCAGCCTGATCTATAGCGACACCAACAACGGCAAGACCGCCCTGGCGCAGAAGTTCGTCCGCGACCACAGCCCGGCGGAAGATAGCCCCGATTTTGGCAAGCGCCCGGTGGTCTATGCCCATGCCCCGCCCTATGCCGATATCAGCGGCCTCTACGATGCGATCCTGCGGTCACTGGGCGCCCCCTACCGATCGACGGCCCGGCCCCAGGCCAAATGGGACCAACTGCTCCAACTGCTGACCGCCGTCGGCACCCGGGTGCTGATCCTCGACGAGGTGAGCAACTTCCTGATCGGCAAGGTCGATCAGCGCTCCATGGTGCTGAACAGCCTGAAGAGCCTCAGCAACGAGCTGAAGATCCCTGTGGTGGCCATGGGCACCCAGGATGCGGTTCGGGTCTTCCAGACCGACCAGCAATTGGGCAACCGGTTCGAGCCGATCGGCATCCCGCGCTGGAGCGTCAGCCGGGAGTACGCCCTGTTCGTGGCACGCTACGCCCAGAGCCTGGAACTGCGGCAGGAGAGCGATTTCCGCTCGAAAGAGTTGATCGGCCGCATTCATGCCATGTCGGAGGGGCTGACCGGAGAGACCTGTAAGCTACTCGCGCTCGCCGCTGAAACCGCGATCCATGCCGGTCGAGAGATCATCGATATGGGGACGCTTGATCAGGTGCCGTGGGTGATGCCGAGTGAGAGGAGACGGGCGGCGAGGTGA